The following are encoded together in the Triticum dicoccoides isolate Atlit2015 ecotype Zavitan chromosome 6B, WEW_v2.0, whole genome shotgun sequence genome:
- the LOC119322131 gene encoding histidinol-phosphate aminotransferase, chloroplastic-like yields the protein MDCTVRARVRSPSPAVCRFSGEGRRRQASRVSFRPMASATPVEEPAAAAAAVVEAEPRPSGASFIRHHLRSLAAYQPILPFEVLSARLGRKPEDIIKLDANENPYGPPPEVAAALGNLKFPYVYPDPESRHLRAALAEDSGLETEHILVGCGADELIDLIMRCVLEPGDKIVDCPPTFTMYEFDASVNAALVIKVPRLPDFSLDIANIVKMVEQEKPKCIFLTSPNNPDGSVINDEDLLKILDLPVLVVLDEAYVEFSSLQSRMTWVKKHDNLIVLRTFSKRAGLAGLRVGYGAFPLSIIEYLWRAKQPYNVSVAAEVSACAALQNPVYLESVKNLLLQERERLYNLLKGIPYLKPFPSHANFILCEVTSGKDAKKIKEDLAKMGVMIRHYDKKELKGYIRISVGKPEHTDALMEGFKALKL from the exons ATGGACTGTACCGTACGAGCCCGCGTCAGGAGCCCGTCGCCGGCCGTCTGCCGCTTCTCCGGAGAGGGGCGGCGCCGCCAGGCGTCTAGGGTGTCCTTCCGGCCCATGGCGTCCGCAACTCCCGTGGAGgagcccgcggcggcggcggcggcggtggttgagGCGGAGCCCCGGCCGAGCGGCGCCTCCTTCATCCGCCACCACCTCAGGAGCCTCGCCGCGTACCAGCCCATCCTGCCCTTCGAG GTGCTATCTGCTCGGCTGGGGCGTAAACCAGAGGATATAATCAAGCTGGACGCCAATGAAAATCCATATGGTCCACCACCGGAG GTAGCTGCAGCATTAGGAAATTTAAAATTCCCTTATGTCTACCCTGATCCTGAAAGCCGCCATTTGCGTGCTGCTCTCGCTGAAGATTCTGGGCTTGAAACtgagcacatacttgttggatgcGGTGCCGATGAGCTAATTGATTTGATTATGAG ATGTGTACTTGAACCAGGCGACAAAATTGTAGATTGCCCTCCAACTTTTACCATGTATGAGTTTGATGCTTCAGTCAATGCTGCACTTGTCATCAAAG TCCCAAGACTTCCTGATTTCTCCCTAGACATCGCAAACATTGTCAAAATGGTTGAACAGGAGAAGCCAAAATGCATATTTTTGACATCTCCTAACAACCCAGATGGCAG TGTAATCAATGATGAGGATCTTTTAAAGATCCTTGACCTTCCGGTACTTGTAGTGCTGGATGAAGCATATGTTGAGTTTTCGAGCCTTCAATCAAGGATGACATGGGTTAAGAAGCATGATAATTTGATTGTTCTCCGAACATTTAGCAAACGAGCAG gtttagctGGGCTCCGTGTGGGTTATGGAGCATTTCCTCTAAGCATTATTGAGTACTTATGGCGGGCCAAGCAGCCTTATAATGTTTCTGTGGCAGCAGAAGTCTCTGCATGTGCTGCCTTGCAGAACCCAGTCTATTTGGAG AGCGTGAAAAATCTGCTACTACAAGAGAGGGAGAGGCTGTATAATCTTCTCAAAGGAATACCTTACCTGAAACCATTTCCCAGTCATGCTAACTTCATTCTGTGTGAAGTCACGTCAGGAAAAGATGCAAAGAAAATAAAG GAGGATCTTGCAAAGATGGGAGTGATGATCCGCCACTACGACAAGAAGGAACTGAAGGGTTATATTCGTATTTCAGTTGGAAAGCCTGAGCACACTGATGCACTGATGGAAGGCTTCAAAGCACTCAAACTTTGA
- the LOC119322132 gene encoding formate dehydrogenase 2, mitochondrial-like: MAMRNATQQVVRALEPSLTRSLHASPDSKKIVGVFYKGGEYAGQNPNFVGCVENALGIRSWLESQGHQYIVTDDKDGPNCELEKHIADAHVLITTPFHPAYVSADRIRRGKNLELLLTAGIGSDHIELPAAAAAGLTVAEVTGSNTVSVAEDQLMRILVLMRNFLPGHHQAINGEWDLAGIAHRAYDLEGKTVGTVGAGRIGKLLLQRLKPFGCNLLYHDRLRVDAALEKELGAAFEEDLDAMLPKCDVVVLNMPLTEKTKGMFNKEKIAKMKKGVIIVNNARGAIMDTQAVADACKSRHIAGYGGDVWYPQPAPKEHPWRYMPNNAMTPHISGTTIDGQLRYAAGVKDMLERYFKGQDFPEPNYIVKEGKLASQYQ; this comes from the exons GCGTCCCCGGACAGCAAGAAGATCGTGGGCGTGTTCTACAAGGGCGGCGAGTACGCGGGGCAGAACCCCAACTTCGTGGGGTGTGTGGAGAACGCGCTGGGCATCCGTAGCTGGCtcgagtcgcagggccaccagtacaTCGTCACCGACGACAAGGACGGCCCCAACTGCG AGCTAGAGAAGCACATCGCGGACGCGCACGTGCTCATCACCACGCCGTTCCACCCGGCGTACGTGAGCGCGGACCGGATCAGGCGCGGCAAGAACCTGGAGCTGCTCCTCACGGCGGGGATCGGCTCCGACCACATCgagctgccggcggcggcggccgcggggcTGACCGTCGCCGAGGTCACGGGCAGCAACACCGTGTCGGTGGCGGAGGACCAGCTGATGCGCATCCTGGTCCTCATGCGCAACTTCCTGCCGGGCCACCACCAAGCCATCAACGGGGAGTGGGACCTCGCCGGCATCGCGCACCGGGCCTACGACCTGGAGGGCAAGACGGTGGGCACCGTCGGCGCCGGCCGCATCGGGAAGCTGCTGCTCCAGCGCCTCAAGCCATTCGGCTGCAACCTGCTCTACCACGACAGGCTCCGCGTCGACgccgcgctggagaaggagctcgGCGCCGCCTTCGAGGAGGACCTCGACGCCATGCTGCCCAAGTGCGACGTCGTCGTGCTCAACATGCCGCTCACCGAGAAGACAAA GGgcatgttcaacaaggagaagatcgcCAAGATGAAGAAAGGCGTCATCATCGTGAACAACGCTCGTGGAGCGATCATGGATACGCAGGCAGTGGCAGACGCTTGCAAGAGTAGGCACATCGCTG GATACGGCGGCGACGTGTGGTACCCGCAGCCGGCGCCCAAGGAGCACCCGTGGAGGTACATGCCCAACAACGCAATGACCCCGCACATCTCCGGCACCACCATTGACGGCCAG CTGAGGTACGCGGCCGGTGTGAAGGACATGCTGGAGAGGTACTTCAAGGGACAGGACTTCCCGGAGCCCAACTACATTGTCAAGGAAGGCAAGCTCGCCAGCCAGTACCAGTGA